A segment of the Leclercia adecarboxylata genome:
AACGGCTGGATGCAGAACCCTATCGCATCTGATTTCAACTTCGAAACCATGCGTATGGAGATGGTCAGCTTCTCCGAGCTGGTGCTGAACCCGGTTGCCCAGGTGAAATTTGTTCACACCGTGGCTTCCGGCTATGTCTGCGGCGCGATGTTCGTGCTGGGCATCAGCTCCTACTACATGCTGCGTGGTCGTGACTTCGCTTTTGCCAAGCGCTCCTTCGCCATCGCGGCGAGCTTCGGTATGGCGGCTATCCTCTCCGTTATCGTGCTGGGTGATGAATCCGGTTACGAGATGGGCGACGTGCAAAAAACCAAACTGGCGGCGATCGAAGCAGAGTGGGAAACCCAACCGGCTCCGGCAGCTTTCACCCTGTTTGGTATTCCCGATCAGGATGCACAGGAAAACCACTTTGCTATTCAGATCCCTTACGCGCTGGGCATCATTGCCACCCGCTCTGTGGATACGCCGGTTATCGGCCTGAAAGATCTGCTGGTGCAGCATGAAGAGCGTATCCGTAACGGGATGAAAGCTTACTCCCTGCTGGAGCAGCTGCGTTCCGGCTCTACCGATCAGTCCGTTCGCGATCAGTTCAACAACGTGAAGAAAGACCTCGGTTACGGCCTGCTGCTGAAACGCTATACCCCGAACGTCTCTGACGCGACGGAAGAGCAGATTCAGATGGCAACCAAAGACTCGATTCCACGCGTTGCGCCGCTGTACTTCGCGTTCCGTATCATGGTGGGCTGCGGCATCATCATGCTGTTGATCATTGCTGCCTCCTTCTGGTCGGTGATTCGTAACCGTATCGGTCAGCGTAAATGGCTGCTGCGTTCTGCGCTGTACGGCATGCCACTGCCATGGATCGCCATCGAATCCGGCTGGTTTGTTGCGGAATACGGCCGTCAGCCGTGGGCTATCGGTGAGGTGCTGCCAACCGCGGTAGCGAACTCATCCCTGACCGCCGGGGATCTGATTTTCTCCATGCTGCTGATTTGTGGTCTGTATACCCTGTTCCTGGTGGCTGAACTGTTCCTGATGTTCAAGTTTGCGCGCCTTGGCCCAAGCAGCCTGAAAACCGGTCGCTACCACTATGAGCAGTCAACCGTTGCTTCTCAGTCCCACTACGAGCAGTCCACCGTGACTACTCAGCCGGCACGGTAAGACAGGAGTCGTCAAATGATCGATTATGAAGTATTACGTTTTATCTGGTGGCTGCTGGTCGGGATCTTACTGATTGGTTTTGCGGTCACTGACGGTTTCGACATGGGGGTGGGTATGCTCACCCGCTTCCTCGGTCGTAATGATACCGAGCGTCGAATTATGATTAACTCCATCGCCCCGCACTGGGACGGTAACCAGGTGTGGCTGATCACCGCAGGCGGCGCGCTGTTCGCTGCCTGGCCGATGGTCTACGCGGCTGCGTTCTCCGGCTTCTATGTGGCGATGATCCTGGTGCTGGCATCGTTGTTCTTCCGTCCGGTCGGTTTTGACTACCGCTCGAAGATTGAAGACACCCGCTGGCGCAACATGTGGGACTGGGGCATCTTCATCGGTAGTTTCGTGCCGCCGCTGGTGATCGGCGTGGCGTTCGGCAACCTGCTACAGGGCGTGCCGTTCCACCTCGATGAATACATGCGCCTGTACTACACCGGTAACTTCTTCCAGCTGCTGAACCCGTTCGGTCTGCTGGCGGGTGTGGTCAGCGTGGCGATGATCCTCACCCAGGGTGCAACTTACCTGCAGATGCGTACCGTGGGTGAACTGCACCTGCGTTCCCGCGCCGTCTCGCAGATTGCGGCCCTGGTGACCCTGGTCGGCTTCGCGCTGGCAGGCGTGTGGGTGATGTTCGGTATCGACGGTTATGTGGTGACGTCCGCGATTAACCATACCGCGCCGTCTAACCCGCTGACCAAAGAAGTCGCCCGTCAGGCAGGCGCCTGGCTGGTGAACTTCAATAATACGCCGGTTCTGTGGGCTATCCCGGCCCTGGGCGTGGTGCTGCCGCTGCTGACCCTGCTGACTTCCCGCATGGAAAAGGGCGCATGGGCATTCGTCTTCTCTTCACTGACGCTGGCGTGCATCATTCTGACGGCCGGTATCGCGATGTTCCCATTCGTGATGCCATCCAGCACCATGATGAATGCTAGCCTGACGATGTGGGATGCCACTTCCAGTCAGATGACCCTGAACCTGATGACGTTTGTGGCTGCCGTGTTCGTACCGCTCATTCTGGCTTACACCACCTGGTGTTACTGGAAAATGTACGGTCGTATCACGAAAGAACATATCGAAAGCAATACTCACTCTATGTATTAAGGAAGGAGCTGAATATGTGGTATTTCGCATGGATTTTAGGAACGCTTCTTGCCTGTGCATTTGGTGTGATTACCGCCCTGGCGCTTGAGCACGTTGAAGCGTCCAAAGCCGGTGAAGAAAAACACTGATGATCGCGTATCTCTACGGGATCATGGACAAGCGCCCGCTCCGGGCGCTTTCCTTAGTGATGGCCTTGCTGCTGGCAGGTTGTATCTTCTGGGACCCGTCGCGCTTTGCGGCGAAGACCAGCGAGCTTGAAATCTGGCACGGTTTTCTCATCATGTGGGCGGTGTGCGCCGGGGTGATCCACGGCGTCGGCTTTCGGCCGAAAGCCGTACACTGGCAGGGCATCTTCTGCCCGCTGATCGCTGATGTGGTCCTTCTTGTCGGCCTGATTTTCTTTTTCAACTGAATAAGAACTATCCGTTAATATTATGGGCTTACCCTGGCCCATAAATATTTACTCTCCGTTTACTTTCCCCCATTCCAAACCACCATTCCCGCGCGTATAGTAGCGAAGTTTAAAAGCTCTAACTCTTTTTGTATTACCGGGATGTAAAGTGAATACAACGCTGTTTCGATGGCCGGTTCGTGTCTACTACGAGGACACTGACGCCGGTGGTGTGGTTTACCACGCCAGCTACGTTGCCTTTTATGAACGAGCACGCACTGAGATGCTGCGCCATCATCACTTTAGCCAGCAGGTCCTGCTGGCGGAGCGAGTTGCCTTCGTGGTACGCAAGATGACGCTGGAGTATTTTGCGCCTGCCAGACTCGACGATATGCTCGAAGTCCAAACAGAAATAACATCAATGCGCGGAACCTCACTGGTTTTCACGCAGCGGATCGTCAATGCAGAAAACCAGGTACTGAACGAAGCTGAAGTCCTGATTGTCTGTGTTGATCCACTCATCATGAAGCCTCGTGCGCTTCCTAAGTCTATTGTCGCGGAGTTTAAGCAGTGACTGACATGAATATCCTTGATTTGTTCCTGAAGGCAAGCCTTCTGGTTAAACTTATCATGTTGATTTTGATTGGTTTTTCAATCGCATCCTGGGCCATCATCATCCAGAGAACCCGTATCCTCAATGCAGCAGGCCGCGAAGCGGAAGCGTTTGAAGATAAGTTCTGGTCAGGTATCGAACTTTCCCGTTTGTATCAGGAAAGCCAGGGGCGTCGTGAAAACCTCTCCGGCTCCGAGCAAATTTTCTATAGCGGCTTCAAAGAGTTCGCTCGCTTACACCGCGCTAACAACCATGCGCCGGAAGCGGTCGTTGAAGGGGCATCCCGTGCGATGCGTATCTCGATGAACCGTGAACTGGAAACGCTGGAAACGCACATCCCATTCCTTGGCACCGTCGGTTCCATCAGCCCGTATATCGGTCTGTTTGGTACGGTCTGGGGGATTATGCACGCCTTTATCGCCCTTGGCGCGGTAAAACAGGCGACGCTGCAGATGGTTGCACCAGGTATCGCAGAAGCGCTGATCGCGACCGCTATCGGTCTGTTCGCCGCTATTCCTGCGGTTATGGCGTATAACCGCCTGAATCAGCGCGTGAACAAACTGGAACTGAACTACGACAACTTTATGGAAGAGTTCACCGCGATTCTGCACCGCCAGGCGTTTACCAGCACCGAGAGCAACAAGGGGTAAACCATGGCCAGACAGCGTGGACGGGGTCGTCGCGAACTGAAGTCCGAAATCAACATTGTACCGCTGCTGGACGTGCTGCTGGTGCTGCTGCTGATCTTTATGGCCACAGCACCCATCATTACCCAGAGCGTGGAGGTTGATCTGCCGGATGCGACAGAATCTCAGGCTGTAAGCACCAATGACGATCCACCGGTCATCATTGAGGTATCCGGAGTGGGGCAGTACAGCGTGGTGGTTGAAAAAGATCGTCTTGATCAACTGCCGCCGGAGCAGGTCATTGCCGAAGCGCAACGACGTCTGCAGTCAAATCCGAAAACGGTCTTCTTAATCGGTGGTGCGAAAGACGTGCCTTACGATGAAATAATAAAGGCGCTGAACCTGTTGCATAGCGCGGGCGTTAAGTCAGTCGGCTTGATGACGCAGCCTATTTGATCATCTGCGTACACAACAGAGTTTTTGGGAACCCATAGTGTCAAAGGCAACCGAACAAAACGATAAGCTTAAACGGGCGATAATTATTTCGGCGGTGCTGCATGTCATTCTTTTTGCAGCACTGATCTGGAGTTCGTTCGATGAGCATCTCGATACCGCTGCCGGCGGTGGGGGAGGTTCATCCATCGATGCCGTAATGGTCGATCCCGGCGCGGTAGTACAGAACTATAATCGTCAGCAACAGCAGCAGGCGAGTGCAAAACGTGCTGAAGAGCAACGCGAAAAGCAGGCGCAACAGCAGGCGGAAGAGCTGCGTGAAAAGCAGGCCGCCGAGCAGGAACGTCTGAAGCAGCTTGAGAAAGAACGTTTGCAGGCGCAGGAAGCGGCGAAAGAGCAGGCGGAGCAGCAGAAACAGGCTGAAGCCGCAGCGAAGCAAGCGCAGGAAAAACAGAAGCAGGCGGAAGAGGCAGCAGCCAAAGCCGCAGCGGATGCCAAAGCGCAGGCCGAGGCTCAGGCGAAACAGGCAGCTGAGGCGGCAAAACAAGCCGCGGATGCTGCTGCATTAGCCGCGAAAAAAGCCGCTGCCGATGCGCAAAAACAGGCTGAAGCCGAAGCAGCCAAAGCGGCTGCGGATGCGAAGAAGAAAGTAGAAGCTGAAGCCGCGAAGAAAGCCGCTGCCGAGGCCCAGAAAAAAGCGGAAGCTGAAGCTGCCAAACAAGCAGCCCAGGAAGCCGAGAAGAAAGCGGCCGCCGAAGCTGCTAAGAAAGCCGCTGCCGCTGAAAAGGCCGCTGCGGAAAAAGCTGCTGCGGCAGAAAAAGCGGCTGCTGAGAAGAAAGCCGCTGCGGCAGAAAAAGCCGCCGCCGATAAAAAAGCCGCCGCCGATAAAAAAGCCGCTGCCGAAAAAGCGGCTGCAGATAAGAAAGCTGCTGCTGACAAAGCTGCCGCCGCGAAAGCCGCAGCAGCGAAAAAAGCCGCTGCGGAAAAAGCAGCCGCATCGGACGTTGACGACCTGTTCGGCGATTTGAGCTCAGGTAAGAATGCGCCGAAAGGTAGCAACAGCGGTAGCGCAGGTGGTGCATCTCCTGCTAAAGGAAATAAGCCAGGGCAAGGCGGTGCTTCTCAAGCCGAGATTGCATCTTATATTGCGCAGGTACAGGCCGCTATTCGTGGGCATCTGTACGACTGGGATAGCTTCAGCGGGAAAACCTGTACGCTTCGGGTTAACCTTAGCGCGGACGGGACGATTCTTAGCGTGAAAAAAGAGGGTGGCGACGAGGCATTCTGTCAGCAAATGTTGTCTGCGACCAGCAGGATGACCAAGTTCCCGAAACCGCCTTCGCAAGCGGTATATGAAACGTTCAAAAATGCACCACTGGACTTCAAACCTTAAGTTTTATTTTTCCTGTGCAAACGGGGGAAAACAGGCCAGGTTTAGTCTTAGCGTTCTGGTAGTTTTGTTTATTTGGGTTTGTTAACATTCTGCTAAATTATCGCGGGTAAGGTTACCCGGATATGGGAGATATGATGAAGCAGGCATTACGTGTTGCAATGAGTTTCTTAGTGCTGTGGGCAGCGGTGCTGCACGCAGAAGTGCGTATCGAGATCACCCAGGGGGTGGACTCGGCACGTCCGATTGGTGTGGTTCCATTCCAGTGGAAGGGGCCAGGCGCTGCGCCGGAAGATGTGGGCGGCATTGTTGCCGCTGACCTGCGCAACAGCGGTAAATTCAACCCGTTAGACCGTTCCCGTCTGCCACAGCAGCCAGGCACTGCTGCTGAGCTGCAGCCGGCGGCATGGTCCGCGCTGGGTATTGATGCGGTAGTCGTGGGTCAGGTTACCCCTAACCCGGACGGCGGTTATACCGTTGCTTACCAGCTGGTAGACACCGGTGGCGCGCCGGGTACCGTGCTGGCACAGAACACCTATAAAGTGAACAAGCAGTGGCTGCGTTATGCAGGCCATACGGCGAGTGATGAAGTGTTTGAGAAGCTGACCAGCATCAAAGGCGCATTCCGCACTCGTATTGCTTATGTCGTGCAGACCAACGGCGGCCAGTTCCCGTATGAACTGCGTGTCTCTGACTACGACGGTTACAACCAGTTCACAGTTCACCGTTCACCGCAGCCGCTGATGTCACCGGCCTGGTCACCGGACGGTTCTAAGCTGGCGTACGTGACCTTCGAAAGCGGTCGCTCAGCGCTGGTTATCCAGACCCTGTCTAACGGCGCGGTGCGTCAGGTTGCCTCTTTCCCACGTCACAACGGGGCACCGGCATTCTCTCCGGACGGTTCTAAACTGGCGTTTGCCCTCTCTAAAACCGGTAGCCTGAACCTGTACGTGATGGACATTGGCTCCGGCCAGATCCGTCAGGTCACCGACGGTCGTAGCAACAACACCGAACCAACCTGGTTCCCGGACAGCCAGAACCTGGCCTTTACCTCTGACCAGGCGGGTCGTCCACAGGTGTATAAAGTCAATGTTAACGGCGGTGCACCACAGCGTATCACCTGGGAAGGTTCACAGAACCAGGACGCAGACGTGAGCGCTGACGGTAAGTTTATGGTAATGGTTAGCTCGGCCGGTGGTCAGCAGCACATTGCCAAACAAGATCTGGGCGGGGGTGGCGTACAAGTTCTGTCGTCAACTTTCCTGGATGAAACGCCAAGTCTGGCACCTAACGGCACTATGGTTATCTACAGCTCTTCTCAGGGGATGGGATCCGTGCTGAATCTGGTTTCTACCGATGGGCGTTTCAAAGCGCGTATTCCGGCAACTGATGGACAGGTAAAATCACCTGCCTGGTCGCCGTACCTGTAATAATAATTAATTGAATAATAAAGGAATCATAGAAATGCAACTGAACAAAGTGCTGAAAGGGCTGATGATCGCTCTGCCTGTTATGGCAATCGCAGCGTGTTCTTCTAACAAGAACGCCAGCAACGACCAGAGCGGCGAAGGCATGATGGGTGCCGGCACCGGTATGGACGCAAACGGCAACGGCAATATGTCTTCTGAAGAGCAGGCGCGTCTTCAGATGCAACAGCTGCAGCAGAACAACATTGTTTACTTCGATCTGGACAAGTTCGACATCCGTTCTGACTTCGCTGCGATGCTGGATGCGCACGCTAACTTCCTGCGTAGCAACCCGTCTTACAAAGTCACCGTAGAAGGTCACGCGGACGAACGTGGTACTCCTGAGTACAACATCTCCCTGGGTGAGCGTCGTGCTAACGCCGTTAAAATGTACCTGCAGGGTAAAGGCGTTTCTGCTGACCAGATCTCCATCGTTTCTTACGGTAAAGAAAAACCTGCAGTACTGGGTCACGACGAAGCGGCTTACTCCAAAAACCGTCGTGCCGTACTGGTTTACTAAGAGAATTGCATGAGCAGTAACTTCAGACATCATCTGTTGAGTCTGTCGTTACTGGTTGGTATAGCGGCCCCCTGGGCCGCTTTTGCTCAGGCACCAATCAGTAGTGTCGGCTCAGGCTCGGTAGAAGACCGGGTCACCCAACTCGAGCGTATTTCTAATGCTCACAGCCAGCTTTTAACCCAACTTCAGCAGCAGCTCTCTGACAACCAAACCGATATTGATTCACTGCGCGGACAGATCCAGGAAAGCCAGTATCAGCTCAATCAGGTTGTGGAGCGTCAGAAGCAGATCCTGCTGCAGATGGATAGCCTGAATAATGGCGGCGCAGCAGCGCAACCAGCCGCAGGCGATCAAAGTGGCGCAGCTGGTGCGACGGCAACGCCTCAGGCTGATGCATCAGCCTCCACAGGCGCGCCTGTACAGAGCGGTGACGCGAATACTGACTACAACGCGGCGATTGCCCTGGTGCAGGATAACTCGCGCCAGGACGAAGCTATGGCGGCGTTTCAGAACTTCGTGAAGAAATACCCTGATTCAACCTATCAGCCCAATGCGAACTATTGGCTGGGACAGCTGAATTACAACAAGGGTAAAAAAGACGACGCGGCGTTCTATTTTGCCTCCGTGGTAAAAAATTACCCGAAATCACCAAAAGCCCCAGACGCGATGTACAAAGTCGGGGTGATCATGCAGGACAGAGGCGACACCGCGAAAGCGAAGGCCGTCTTCCAGCAGGTGGTCACTAAGTTCCCGGGCACCGAAGGTGCAAAACAAGCGCAAAAACGTCTTGCTGCGATGGGATGATTGCCGGTTGACCAGAAATCGCGTTTTTTCTGGTCTTGCCGCATACTTCCTAAGCAGTTAAGTGATATTCATCAAAATATTAGTTGCGCAGAATTCTGAAATCAGTAATATATGCCGCCGTTGCCAAGGGATATCAAACAGCCCAAAAGCAGCCAAAATAGTGGGTCGTTAGCTCAGTTGGTAGAGCAGTTGACTTTTAATCAATTGGTCGCAGGTTCGAATCCTGCACGACCCACCACTAAAGCAGTTCCGGTAGTACAGAGTGGGTGATTAGCTCAGTTGGTAGAGCATCTCCTTTACACGGAGGGGGTCGGCGGTTCGAGCCCGTCATCACCCACCACTCGGGTCGTTAGCTCAGTTGGTAGAGCAGTTGACTTTTAATCAATTGGTCGCAGGTTCGAATCCTGCACGACCCACCAATTTTATATTGGTTACCGAGTAAAAATTTCAGGCGACACCCGAATGGGTCGTTAGCTCAGTTGGTAGAGCAGTTGACTTTTAATCAATTGGTCGCAGGTTCGAATCCTGCACGACCCACCAGCCTGAATAGAATAAGAAATTATCCCGCAAGGGGTCGTTAGCTCAGTTGGTAGAGCAGTTGACTTTTAATCAATTGGTCGCAGGTTCGAATCCTGCACGACCCACCAATTTAATATCGTGTTCAGATGTTAAACGTAAAGGATAACGTTGCGTCAGCAACGGCCCGTAGGGCGAGGCGAAGCCGAGTCATCCTGCACGACCCACCAATGTAAAAAGGCGCCCTAAAGGCGCCTTTTTGCTATCTGTTATTCCAGAATCAAAAATGCCAGGGTTTACGTAGGTCGGGTAAGCGAAGCGCCACCCGACAAATGCTGCCCGCACGCTTTTGGTGTGACTTTCCCTCTCAAATTCGCTATCTTGTTTAGTATATAAAACACAATTGCCATTACTTTGGTTTCCACCAAAAAATAACGGCAAACTTGTTAAGCCAGTAAAACGAGAAGCTAAAATGAGTGTGATGTTTGATCCTGAAGCCGC
Coding sequences within it:
- the cydA gene encoding cytochrome ubiquinol oxidase subunit I, producing MLDIVELSRLQFALTAMYHFLFVPLTLGMAFLLAIMETVYVLSGKQIYKDMTKFWGKLFGINFALGVATGLTMEFQFGTNWSYYSHYVGDIFGAPLAIEGLMAFFLESTFVGLFFFGWDRLGKVQHMAVTWLVALGSNLSALWILVANGWMQNPIASDFNFETMRMEMVSFSELVLNPVAQVKFVHTVASGYVCGAMFVLGISSYYMLRGRDFAFAKRSFAIAASFGMAAILSVIVLGDESGYEMGDVQKTKLAAIEAEWETQPAPAAFTLFGIPDQDAQENHFAIQIPYALGIIATRSVDTPVIGLKDLLVQHEERIRNGMKAYSLLEQLRSGSTDQSVRDQFNNVKKDLGYGLLLKRYTPNVSDATEEQIQMATKDSIPRVAPLYFAFRIMVGCGIIMLLIIAASFWSVIRNRIGQRKWLLRSALYGMPLPWIAIESGWFVAEYGRQPWAIGEVLPTAVANSSLTAGDLIFSMLLICGLYTLFLVAELFLMFKFARLGPSSLKTGRYHYEQSTVASQSHYEQSTVTTQPAR
- the cydB gene encoding cytochrome d ubiquinol oxidase subunit II; protein product: MIDYEVLRFIWWLLVGILLIGFAVTDGFDMGVGMLTRFLGRNDTERRIMINSIAPHWDGNQVWLITAGGALFAAWPMVYAAAFSGFYVAMILVLASLFFRPVGFDYRSKIEDTRWRNMWDWGIFIGSFVPPLVIGVAFGNLLQGVPFHLDEYMRLYYTGNFFQLLNPFGLLAGVVSVAMILTQGATYLQMRTVGELHLRSRAVSQIAALVTLVGFALAGVWVMFGIDGYVVTSAINHTAPSNPLTKEVARQAGAWLVNFNNTPVLWAIPALGVVLPLLTLLTSRMEKGAWAFVFSSLTLACIILTAGIAMFPFVMPSSTMMNASLTMWDATSSQMTLNLMTFVAAVFVPLILAYTTWCYWKMYGRITKEHIESNTHSMY
- the cydX gene encoding cytochrome bd-I oxidase subunit CydX, with the translated sequence MWYFAWILGTLLACAFGVITALALEHVEASKAGEEKH
- the ybgE gene encoding cyd operon protein YbgE, encoding MIAYLYGIMDKRPLRALSLVMALLLAGCIFWDPSRFAAKTSELEIWHGFLIMWAVCAGVIHGVGFRPKAVHWQGIFCPLIADVVLLVGLIFFFN
- the ybgC gene encoding tol-pal system-associated acyl-CoA thioesterase — translated: MNTTLFRWPVRVYYEDTDAGGVVYHASYVAFYERARTEMLRHHHFSQQVLLAERVAFVVRKMTLEYFAPARLDDMLEVQTEITSMRGTSLVFTQRIVNAENQVLNEAEVLIVCVDPLIMKPRALPKSIVAEFKQ
- the tolQ gene encoding Tol-Pal system protein TolQ encodes the protein MTDMNILDLFLKASLLVKLIMLILIGFSIASWAIIIQRTRILNAAGREAEAFEDKFWSGIELSRLYQESQGRRENLSGSEQIFYSGFKEFARLHRANNHAPEAVVEGASRAMRISMNRELETLETHIPFLGTVGSISPYIGLFGTVWGIMHAFIALGAVKQATLQMVAPGIAEALIATAIGLFAAIPAVMAYNRLNQRVNKLELNYDNFMEEFTAILHRQAFTSTESNKG
- the tolR gene encoding colicin uptake protein TolR; the protein is MARQRGRGRRELKSEINIVPLLDVLLVLLLIFMATAPIITQSVEVDLPDATESQAVSTNDDPPVIIEVSGVGQYSVVVEKDRLDQLPPEQVIAEAQRRLQSNPKTVFLIGGAKDVPYDEIIKALNLLHSAGVKSVGLMTQPI
- the tolA gene encoding cell envelope integrity protein TolA; translated protein: MSKATEQNDKLKRAIIISAVLHVILFAALIWSSFDEHLDTAAGGGGGSSIDAVMVDPGAVVQNYNRQQQQQASAKRAEEQREKQAQQQAEELREKQAAEQERLKQLEKERLQAQEAAKEQAEQQKQAEAAAKQAQEKQKQAEEAAAKAAADAKAQAEAQAKQAAEAAKQAADAAALAAKKAAADAQKQAEAEAAKAAADAKKKVEAEAAKKAAAEAQKKAEAEAAKQAAQEAEKKAAAEAAKKAAAAEKAAAEKAAAAEKAAAEKKAAAAEKAAADKKAAADKKAAAEKAAADKKAAADKAAAAKAAAAKKAAAEKAAASDVDDLFGDLSSGKNAPKGSNSGSAGGASPAKGNKPGQGGASQAEIASYIAQVQAAIRGHLYDWDSFSGKTCTLRVNLSADGTILSVKKEGGDEAFCQQMLSATSRMTKFPKPPSQAVYETFKNAPLDFKP
- the tolB gene encoding Tol-Pal system beta propeller repeat protein TolB; its protein translation is MKQALRVAMSFLVLWAAVLHAEVRIEITQGVDSARPIGVVPFQWKGPGAAPEDVGGIVAADLRNSGKFNPLDRSRLPQQPGTAAELQPAAWSALGIDAVVVGQVTPNPDGGYTVAYQLVDTGGAPGTVLAQNTYKVNKQWLRYAGHTASDEVFEKLTSIKGAFRTRIAYVVQTNGGQFPYELRVSDYDGYNQFTVHRSPQPLMSPAWSPDGSKLAYVTFESGRSALVIQTLSNGAVRQVASFPRHNGAPAFSPDGSKLAFALSKTGSLNLYVMDIGSGQIRQVTDGRSNNTEPTWFPDSQNLAFTSDQAGRPQVYKVNVNGGAPQRITWEGSQNQDADVSADGKFMVMVSSAGGQQHIAKQDLGGGGVQVLSSTFLDETPSLAPNGTMVIYSSSQGMGSVLNLVSTDGRFKARIPATDGQVKSPAWSPYL
- the pal gene encoding peptidoglycan-associated lipoprotein Pal, which encodes MQLNKVLKGLMIALPVMAIAACSSNKNASNDQSGEGMMGAGTGMDANGNGNMSSEEQARLQMQQLQQNNIVYFDLDKFDIRSDFAAMLDAHANFLRSNPSYKVTVEGHADERGTPEYNISLGERRANAVKMYLQGKGVSADQISIVSYGKEKPAVLGHDEAAYSKNRRAVLVY
- the cpoB gene encoding cell division protein CpoB; protein product: MSSNFRHHLLSLSLLVGIAAPWAAFAQAPISSVGSGSVEDRVTQLERISNAHSQLLTQLQQQLSDNQTDIDSLRGQIQESQYQLNQVVERQKQILLQMDSLNNGGAAAQPAAGDQSGAAGATATPQADASASTGAPVQSGDANTDYNAAIALVQDNSRQDEAMAAFQNFVKKYPDSTYQPNANYWLGQLNYNKGKKDDAAFYFASVVKNYPKSPKAPDAMYKVGVIMQDRGDTAKAKAVFQQVVTKFPGTEGAKQAQKRLAAMG